The Apium graveolens cultivar Ventura chromosome 10, ASM990537v1, whole genome shotgun sequence nucleotide sequence AAGACTATAGGTACCCCTGAAGCCTGAGAGGAAGTTAACCATGCATTTGATCTAGCAAGAGTGTCCTCCAAATCATTGTAGCGGGAAGGGTTCTTATCTGAGGTTCTAGGAAGGAAGAGCATTGAAAGAAAAAAGCTCGAGTTTGGAACTGATAGCTGCTCCTGCATTTTCTTTTCCCATGGATAAGCAACATGTCCATCTTGAAGTGGTGTCTTAGCTAATGCATCCACCATCCTAGAGTTCCTTGAAGCTGTGTGACATAGGTATATATATCGAGGAATAAATAACACATGATACATAAACTATTGCCGGTTTATCTAATTTGGAACTTACAATTTAAGTCACATCAAGTAAAGTTGGCATTAAAGTGAAAATTCTGCAGGTTAACCATTTTTTGTGATTGCTCATCAAGAAAcctaaaatcttcaagtcctgtaatttttttatataattaaagCATCGTAAATCTTGCTCAACGAAGGCATAAAACTGAAGCTAGTTATGATTAGGCCTATCGATTTAGGCCTAGAAATCCAGAGCGAGTGACTTGACTGGATATGTTATGCCAGTAATTTCTTCGCCTCCTCATTTTTCCTATCTGGTTGTTTATGCTCAAGATCGTGTCATCACATATTATATGCCTTGAATTACATAAATTCTTATTACATTTACATGATTACAGGGTAGCATTTATCTTATCTGGGTGCAGAGATGCAGTTACATGAGATTGGCAATATAAATAGGAACAAGCCTTTATAAAAGGGTACTGGGCAAGTGGCTGGTGGGGGAATTAGCATGATTGATTAAGAAATGTGATCATTCATCATAGGTTGATTAAGCAAGGACTTTGACAAAGTCAAAATAAATTTCATATTCAATGATAATTAACCAGCTAGGATTAGGATTCCCTAATCTCTAGTATGTGTTACAATCTCAAGACCAGGGAGACAACAATTACACATAGGGTACATCTCACAAGAAATATCAaagaaaaaaacaaaataaaattagtttgattGAAAAAAAATAATCAATTGGAACCAAGTTGAAGAAAAAAACACATATGAAGAAGTAAGATTAATATACGAAATGAGTAATCTGAAGCATAAAGGTGAATGTACTAAATAATTTCATACAGTATTTACCTTGCAAATTCAAGCACTCTGCTTCTGTTCGATCAACAAATCCAACAGCGTAATTAGGATCACGAATAGACCTCAACAAATACTGTTTCCTCCCACCAGATTCATTAGGCACAATACAAGCCTCCAACTCAGCAAACTCATCTGAACCACGTCGAACTCGAACCCTTATTGATGTGTCCTTAGACTTGTAACACTCATGTAGGATTTTCTGTACGCCAGTCTTTCCGTTTTTGAAAGGAGCTCGGACAGTGAGGTTTCCAACAGCGATGATATCGACAATGTCCCCTGTCTGCAAAGTGTCAGCTGCCCATTCTTCGGATTTGGAGTTGGTTTTAAAGCACTGGATGGAGACAAGTGGTGTATTGTTTGGTGAGTTCAGTGGAGTTGATCGACGAGATGAAGCTGCTGATGAGAATGAGGAGAATGAAGCGCTTGCACGATGCATGAACGATTCTTTCTTGTCTGTTTCTCTCATACAAATGTTTAGTTGCAAGGAGAGATGTGGTGGGTTTAAGAGGGAGATTGAGATTTAAAATAATGCATGTAATATAAGGACAGAAAATTGTGATGTCGACGAGAAAGGAATATTTAAGTTGACTAGTTTTGTGTCTGAATTTTAAATTATTGGTCTGGTGGCGAGGTTGAGTCGTCGATTCTCTTGTATTTGACCACTATTCATGTTCTCCACACTCTAATGTATCCTCTCTTTTTCTCACAATTTTGTTTAAGTGAATCATTTGAGATCTTGAATGCTGCAACAACTTTACTTTGGCTGAATCTAAGCAATGTCGATCAAGTTTATGATGTACACAAAGGTCAAACCAAAGCCGGATAAAATTAAAACGAAGGAAAGGTGACAACTTGCAATACCATTGATGTTGAGATCTCAGAGACTTGTAACTGAGGAATTTTAAGTAAACAAGTCAATGAagcaaaaaaaaagaagaagtaaACATCTCTATAGCTAAATGTTACTATAGCACGACATTCTAGTAATAATTATGATTTAGACAGAGCAACACTATATGCCAGAAACCGGCAATCTGAAACGCCTATCAAAACTGGGAATCATATTGGTTGCATATGAAGTATAGGTAAGGCGAATCTAAACACACACATTTGATCGTCATCGTCCCCGTCAGATTCGAGGCTTTCTCATAACAAATTTGTGGGCAAAACGTTGGTAAAACTATAATCAACAATGTTAGTAGTACTCTACTACTGCTAGTCTGGTAATGATACAAACTATGGCTGAACTGTGTTCTGGAAATCTGTACTTTCCCATA carries:
- the LOC141689313 gene encoding uncharacterized protein LOC141689313, with the translated sequence MRETDKKESFMHRASASFSSFSSAASSRRSTPLNSPNNTPLVSIQCFKTNSKSEEWAADTLQTGDIVDIIAVGNLTVRAPFKNGKTGVQKILHECYKSKDTSIRVRVRRGSDEFAELEACIVPNESGGRKQYLLRSIRDPNYAVGFVDRTEAECLNLQASRNSRMVDALAKTPLQDGHVAYPWEKKMQEQLSVPNSSFFLSMLFLPRTSDKNPSRYNDLEDTLARSNAWLTSSQASGVPIVFMNIQTESLLTKISGETASSTVNTGSLSDLANLASASLYGFEDYHGVDIGVVRAVRLWYSPLEGEVPIEIKIKESDTKLGFAISRTEEGFLYISSVAEGDENSPSTRSGLCSLYKEANRSGKLLVVSRVSNQKVLPWIVSQTGAIRCYDTVSLSQKLSLHRHARVSIHIHIFSWDRGVTSLIKGISIMSPTSSELRP